A genomic stretch from Halogranum gelatinilyticum includes:
- a CDS encoding CPBP family intramembrane glutamic endopeptidase, producing MATDVSTSDVQFHLRTVGAVIIIVASAILFATLTSAIGRSLLASAGVSLMDPEPGPRALLDALQFIGFGIAVATFLQFRDEWDLIRWRRPTLRDLGWIAAGLFGLLAVLYVLSTVVSLLGVSTAESQITAAGRENPAYLLYLIPVTVLLVGTTEELIFRGIVQGTFSRAYGPVVGVLGASIVFSSIHLPSLLGSGSGQLATLAIIFTLGGLLGVLYEVTDNILVPIMVHGLYNAVQFGLQYATQTGLV from the coding sequence ATGGCAACCGACGTCTCAACGTCCGACGTGCAGTTCCACCTCCGGACTGTCGGCGCGGTCATCATCATCGTGGCCAGCGCGATCCTCTTTGCGACCCTGACGAGTGCCATCGGGCGAAGCCTGCTCGCATCCGCTGGCGTCTCGCTGATGGATCCGGAGCCGGGACCACGCGCGCTGCTCGACGCGCTGCAGTTCATCGGCTTCGGCATCGCCGTCGCCACCTTCCTCCAGTTCCGCGACGAGTGGGACCTCATCCGCTGGCGGAGACCGACCCTGCGCGACCTCGGCTGGATAGCCGCCGGACTGTTCGGACTGCTCGCGGTCCTCTACGTCCTCAGCACGGTCGTCAGCCTCCTCGGCGTCTCCACGGCCGAGAGCCAGATCACCGCGGCGGGCAGGGAGAACCCCGCGTACCTGCTGTATCTGATTCCCGTCACCGTCCTGCTGGTCGGGACGACCGAGGAACTCATCTTCCGCGGCATCGTCCAGGGGACGTTCAGCCGCGCCTACGGTCCCGTCGTCGGCGTCCTCGGCGCGAGCATCGTCTTCTCGTCGATTCACCTGCCCTCGCTTCTGGGGTCGGGCTCCGGACAGCTCGCGACGCTCGCCATCATCTTCACGCTCGGCGGGCTGCTCGGCGTGCTCTACGAGGTGACCGACAACATCCTCGTCCCCATCATGGTCCACGGTCTCTACAACGCGGTGCAGTTCGGCCTGCAGTACGCGACGCAGACGGGGCTGGTGTAG